A single region of the Acidithiobacillus acidisediminis genome encodes:
- a CDS encoding L,D-transpeptidase family protein, which yields MPHITLRKLFFAGLAALAPLAVAQATVFPLPQHGNMVGDLQAVTSHRDDTLLDIGRFYDIGYNQEVGANPGVNPWLPGQASKVVIPNEYVLPPQPWTGIIVNIPARRLYYFPGGRGVVFTYPVGVFLPGWKESLTTTSIIQKFKMPAWNVPKNIHAWFEKKFHTDIPWYWPPGAENPMGELAMETGLSGIFIHGTYHPWGIGMRSSQGCFQMYPENVAQLFPMVPVGTRVRIIDEPNMVGMRNGQIYLQCYKPLHAYHKDGPTDLQRAVVTIKTFMAAHHLHEAIDWARVRRMVAEHNTVALPIGQDTPSYATLAQALPAKPYAYAPYGPSANGAAVPPPLPLASQANKDQINVKVYLPGQKAS from the coding sequence ATGCCGCATATCACGCTACGAAAACTTTTCTTTGCCGGCCTTGCCGCGCTGGCGCCTCTTGCTGTGGCCCAGGCGACGGTCTTTCCGCTCCCGCAGCACGGTAACATGGTGGGCGATCTACAGGCAGTCACCAGTCACCGCGACGATACCCTGCTCGATATCGGACGCTTCTACGATATTGGCTACAACCAGGAGGTCGGCGCCAATCCCGGCGTGAATCCCTGGCTGCCGGGACAAGCCAGCAAGGTGGTCATTCCCAATGAATACGTCTTGCCGCCGCAGCCGTGGACGGGCATCATCGTCAACATTCCGGCGCGGCGTCTCTATTATTTTCCCGGTGGTCGCGGGGTGGTGTTCACCTATCCGGTTGGGGTGTTCCTGCCGGGCTGGAAGGAGAGTCTGACCACCACCAGCATCATCCAGAAGTTCAAAATGCCGGCATGGAATGTCCCCAAGAACATCCATGCATGGTTCGAGAAGAAATTTCATACGGACATTCCGTGGTATTGGCCCCCAGGAGCCGAGAATCCCATGGGTGAGTTGGCCATGGAAACGGGCCTGTCGGGAATTTTCATCCATGGTACCTACCACCCTTGGGGTATCGGAATGCGCTCCAGTCAGGGCTGTTTTCAGATGTACCCGGAGAATGTCGCGCAACTGTTCCCCATGGTCCCGGTAGGCACCCGCGTGCGCATCATCGATGAGCCCAACATGGTGGGTATGCGCAATGGACAGATCTATTTGCAGTGCTATAAGCCGCTGCACGCCTATCACAAGGATGGACCAACCGACTTGCAACGTGCCGTGGTCACGATCAAGACGTTCATGGCTGCACATCATCTACATGAGGCGATCGATTGGGCTCGGGTACGCCGGATGGTTGCCGAGCATAACACCGTGGCCTTGCCCATCGGTCAGGATACGCCAAGCTACGCAACGTTGGCGCAGGCCTTGCCGGCAAAGCCCTATGCCTACGCGCCTTATGGGCCCTCTGCCAATGGCGCCGCAGTGCCACCGCCGCTTCCCTTGGCAAGTCAGGCCAACAAGGATCAGATCAACGTCAAGGTCTATTTGCCCGGGCAAAAAGCGAGTTGA